CCAGACCAAAGAGCACGTGCTTTTGGCCCGCCAGGTCGGGGTGCCCTACATCGTGGTCTTTTTGAACAAGTGCGACATGGTCGATGACCCCGAGATCCTTGACCTGGTGGAGCTTGAGGTCCGGGAGCTGCTTTCCTCCTATGAGTTTCCCGGAGACGACTCCCCGGTGATCCGCGGCTCGGCCCTCAAGGCCCTGGAGGGCGACCCGGAGTGGGAGCCCAAGATCCTTGAGCTCATCGCCGCCTGCGACGAGGCCATCCCGGAGCCGGTCCGCGACGTCGAGCGGGCCTTTTTGATGGCCGTGGAGGACGTGTTCACGATCACCGGCCGAGGCACCGTTGCCACCGGACGCGTCGAGCGCGGGATCATCAACCCCGGAGACGAAGTGGAGATCGTGGGACTTGGCCACCAGAAAAAGACCGTGGCCACCTCCCTTGAGATGTTCCGCAAGATCCTGGACAACGCCCAGGCCGGAGACAACGTGGGCCTGCTTTTGCGAGGAGTCGACCGCGCCGAGATCGAGCGCGGCCAGGTCATCGCCAAGCCGAACACCATCACCCCCCACACCAACTTCTCCGCTCAGGTGTACGTGCTGTCCAAAGACGAAGGAGGCCGCCACACGGCTTTCTTCCCCAACTACCGCCCGCAGTTTTACTTCCGCACCACCGACGTGACCGGCTCCA
This window of the Actinomycetota bacterium genome carries:
- the tuf gene encoding elongation factor Tu, whose amino-acid sequence is MAKQKFERTKPHVNIGTIGHIDHGKTTLTAAITAVLAKHKPSDVNKAFAFDQIDKAPEEKARGITIAIAHVEYESDARHYAHVDCPGHVDYIKNMITGAAQMDGAILVVAATDGPMPQTKEHVLLARQVGVPYIVVFLNKCDMVDDPEILDLVELEVRELLSSYEFPGDDSPVIRGSALKALEGDPEWEPKILELIAACDEAIPEPVRDVERAFLMAVEDVFTITGRGTVATGRVERGIINPGDEVEIVGLGHQKKTVATSLEMFRKILDNAQAGDNVGLLLRGVDRAEIERGQVIAKPNTITPHTNFSAQVYVLSKDEGGRHTAFFPNYRPQFYFRTTDVTGSITLQEGVEMVMPGDNTEMDVELITPIAMEEGQRFAIREGGRTVGAGRV